The genomic window TCTTATGTTTATCATACCTCCCAGCTTagcttttgctcgtcctcgagtaaaatagaaaaATCAGTAATGGGTACCGACTTGTCTTTGAATTAAAAGTTATATTAAGTAGTTCTAAAGTCAATTGATACCCGACTAAACAATCAAAGaagtatttcattggattattaaTTTTACCCATTCAGTGGTTGAGTGAAGTCCATAAAAATTCTTAGAGATCTTCTTTTACCGACTCCCAACTCTACTCTTCAAATCCTCTAACTTGATGTAAGTTGAGTCTattgtcttcttacaatttagtcccctttattatcttctatctttctttttttttcttttttttttaaaaaaaactttcttgCTGACCCTTGTAGCAAGTTTTCAgctaatgactcccaaaccagttggctttagggcattaggtgtagaacacccctcgggcttactgactcgagtccaagaaaagatataattttatactcgaTTTCTTGCATCCTCACCTTTtgacgcgaaccacaacgcttacttaggcgaaggggcctgGTTACTCAATGAGACAATGctaaaaccctttttttttttaagcatatAAGCAAATACTAAGGGGAACTTTTGTATACTTCGACCTTTCCACTCAACtcccatgaagcagattcttcattgagatcagtaagaagaggttttagaatcactccaaaatttattctggtctaaaccctaccatttatTGGGCTTCCTTAATAATTTGtccctcaatatctctaaaattatctaaaccgttaatcattcatcaaTTAGAACACCTGATTTATTTCAAATCAAGACAAAATTTGGTACACAAAACTGATTATGGTCATACTTGAggacttgattaatttaattattctctCCCCCCAACTTTATTTCCATTGCCCCCAATGGATGAAGAAAATAACAAAGTAGAATAGAGAAAGAAATTACAAGGAAAGATACCACCTGGATGTGATGTGCTCGTTCATTGTCAGGTGAGGGATTCTTCCTTTGTGGGCGTGATTAGTTCATGACTCCATCTGGGCTTTGGATGAGATGCTCCCCCCAACTTGGCTGATTGTCTTTCTtgaatttttctatgaaaaaaaaagaagctagataattaaaaaaatgtaTAAACTGGATTGCTTCCCAGGAGCACTAAGTTTAaaatcttcagccagactgaactgAGTATCATGACGGTACTAGATCCATtagatcaacagattcaattaattctccatcgctAATTCTatttatgtaaggtttcaatcgctgaccgtttACTTTAAAGGTATTCCCCTGTTTAGGATCTCTAAGTTCTACGACTTCATAGGAAAATacttgagttacaatgaaaggtccgttcCAACGTGAATGAAGTTTATCAGGAAAAAgtcgcaacctagaattgaagagctaaACTTTTTTATTGGGCTCAAACATTTTTCgtgcaatgaatttatcgtggTACGCTTTAGTTCGAGCTTTATAAATTCTGGCACTCTCgtacgcttcattgcgtagctctttaAGTTTATTTagttgaagtctcctattggaacccgtatttttcatatcaaagttaaattgccgtatggcccaaaatgcacgatgttccaattccaccggtaGATGACAAGCTTtaccgaatacaagtcgataaggagacattcttatggatgttttaaaagcagtacgataagcccataatgcatcatccaaGCGTACTGACCAGTCTTTTCTATCGGGTCTTAccgttttttcaagaatatgcttaGTCTCCCTGTTGGACATCTCAACTTGGCTACTTGTctgggggtgataaggtgtggcgaCTTTATAGgttattccatattttttcattagcGTGTCGAAGTGCTTATTCGTAAAGTGTGTACCCCCCTCACTAATTATGGCTCTTGGGCATCCAaatcgactaaagatgttatgctgaatgaacttgatcatgactttatgatcattggttcgggTTGCCATAGCCTCTACCTATTTTGATACGTAGTCCACTGCTACCAAAATATACTCGAATCCAAATGATGAGGGAAAGggtcccataaaatcaattctccaaacatcaaaaatttctactacaagtataggggataggggcatcatatcttttctcgAAATATTTTCTGTTTGCTGGCATCGCAGGCAATTACGActgaattcatgtgcatctttgaatagtgtcggccaataaaattcactctgcaacacctttgctgcagttttccttccactaaaatgtcccccacatgctagCGAGTGGCAGAAGTTAAGAATACTTTAGACTTCACACTCGGGGACACAACGTCGGATTACTTGATCTGAGCAATATTTGAACAACTCTGGTTCTTCCTAGAAATAGTACTTTACTTGgaagaaaaatctatttttttcttgttggGTCCAATGTGATGGCATTTGTCCCACAGCCAAGTAATTGACTATATAAGCGAACCAGGGAAGACCAATGGAAGACATTGAAAAGAGTTGTTCATCCGGAAATCTATCTCTGATCGTTTCTCTATTGTGTTCTCCCAGAATCCTAGAAATGTGATCTGCTACCAAGTTTTCGAAaccttttttatctaaaatttctaaattgaattcttgtaatagaaggatccatctaatcagCCTAGGTTTTGTATCCTTTTTGGATAGCAGATGTTTTAGCGCTGTATGATCGGAGTATACTAGGACCTTGGAGCCCaaaagatatgatctaaatttatctagGGCAAACACAACAGCGAGCAACTCTTTTTCAGTCGTGGTGTAATTCAATTGAGCATCTGAAAGAGTTTTGCTTGCATAATAGATTACATGCGGTTCTCGATTAAACCTTTGCTCAAGGACTGTCCCTACAGCATAATcagaagcatcacacatgatttcaaatggtagggtCCAATCTAGAGATTTTATGATTGGTGCAGTGGTTAAGGCAGTTCTGAGTTTATTGTAAACGGTTAGgcaatcttcattaaaatcaaaagaatttttCTTGGCAAGCAAGTTGCACAAGGGTCGTGAGATCTTGCTGAAATCCTTAATGAAGCGCCTATAGAAACCTGCGTGGCCTAGGAAGGATCGCACTTGTTTAACCGAGGTTGGGGGAGGCAATTTCAAGATTACTTCAACCTTTGCTTTATCTATTTCGATCCCCCGCTTGGATACAATATGTCCAAGCACGATTCCCTCACGaaccataaaatggctcttctcccaacttaaaaccaaatttgtCTCTACACATCGTTGGAGAACCTTGGCTAGGTTTTGAAGACAGTCATCAAAGGTAGAGCCAAATATTGAAAAATCGTCCATGAAGACCTCTAGAAATTTATCgaccatatcagaaaagatggccaaaatgcaccgttgaaaagtgtctggtgcattgcagagaccgaatggcatacgtctaaatgcaaatgttccatatgggcatgtgaaggtagtcttttcttgatcagcagGGAATACCGGGATTTGGTTATATCCCGAATATCCATCTAGAAaacagaagaaactttgtcctgctagccgttctaaaatttggtcaattaaaggcaaagaaaaatgatctttcctagtaacggcattcagcttTCGGTAGTCCACACATACTCGCCAACCAGTTGTTGCCTGAGTACGAATTAATTCACCCTCGTTGTTCTCTACTATGGTAATACCtgacttcttaggtactacttgggttggactaacccattggctatctgaaattgggtagataatttcagcatctagccatttcactACTTCCTTTTTCACGACTTCCCGCATATTCGGATTCAATCTTCGTTGCATGTCCCTATATGGTTTTGCCTCAACCTCgcagtgaatatgatgcatgcaaacagAAGGATCTATACCCTTCAAATCGGTAATCGACCACCCTATAGCCTTTTTATGCTTTTTGAGCACCCCTACAAGTTTGTCTTCCTGGTCAGTAGTTAGGTCAGATGCAATGATCACTGGAAGGATATCATTGGGtccaagaaatgaatatttcagcATGACAGGAAGAGACTTTAGTTCTagagtaggtggtgcttctaaggatGGTACCAGAAGACTTGATTGAGTTGGTAATTATTCATACTTTACCGTCCAAGAGGGAGCGGTGCTAAAATTGGGAGGTTCTAGCAAAGCATATATTTCTTCAGTGTATCCATCGATATCAAAATTATTCATTCCAAAATGTGTTAGACATGCCTGTAAAGGATCTGAGTTGAGTAAGGCAAGAGCTTTATCTTCTACAACTTCCTCTAATAGGTTGATCTCATTATGGTTGTACGTAGGTGGTCCCTgagatgcattgaaaatattcaacctcAACTTCTTATTTCCGAAAGATACATCCTAACCCCGGtcctacaatttatacaagcattagcggttgctaagaagggtctacctaggatgatCGGTATTTGGCTAGGGTTGCTGCCAGATTCCATATCCAGCACAAGAAAGTCAACAGGAAAATAGAATTCATCTACTTTCACCAACACATCTTCCAGCATTCCATGGGGTACCTTAATAGATCGGTCTGCTAGTTGTAAGGTCACCGTCGTGggttttaactctccaaatccaaataggtcatatacagagctcgggagaaggttgacacttgcacccaaatctaataatgccttcttaatcgtgaggtcccctatgacacaagaaataattggggtacctggatctttcAGTTTGGGTGGGGCAATTTGCTGAAAAACTGAGCTGGCCTGCTCAGTTAGATGGACTTTTCTTGGTATCTGTGCCTTTGATTTTCGTTTCTGTGTACACAGGTCCTTTAGAAATTTGGCATAGGTCGGAACTTGCTTAATGGCATCGAGAAGGGGTAAGTTTatctggacttgtttaaatagttccagcatttcattcatttttatatTCTTCTTATCAAGAGGCAGAGGGGATTCTGAAGCATTGGGAAATGGAGCCTTAGGTGTAGGTGCTGGGTTAACAGGTTCTTTCCTCTCTTCAGGTTTCTTCTTTTCTGGTGTAGCTGGAATTGGTTGCTCTTGTTGTTGGATTACTTCAGGTTGATTTAAGGTTTTCCCGCTTCTAAGGGTCATAATCGATTTGGCATGTTCGAAAAAAGTTTCAGGACCAATGGTGCTTTCAGCCATGTACTGTCCTTTTGGGTTATTAATAGGTTGACTGGGTAATTTGCCTTCTTTCCTCCTACTGAAAGCTgttgctagctgacctatctgagtctctagctttgctattgattgcgtatgggagtgaaggagttgggtATTCATTTCTAGTCCTTTAAGTGCTTGCAACACCTTTTCTTCGAAAGCCGAGTTATGAGTACTCAGGGTGGGTTGAGGAGGGTTCTGGTATTGTGACTGAGATGGATGCCTATAAGCCGCATCCGGATAACCTGATCTTTGTTGCACTGGA from Elaeis guineensis isolate ETL-2024a chromosome 9, EG11, whole genome shotgun sequence includes these protein-coding regions:
- the LOC140851607 gene encoding LOW QUALITY PROTEIN: uncharacterized protein (The sequence of the model RefSeq protein was modified relative to this genomic sequence to represent the inferred CDS: substituted 1 base at 1 genomic stop codon); its protein translation is MLGCRSLRPKIQPFNPEIERTFRANRHKNMERNQENDPPRQLKEYFTPSTYTYSPFIQVPPVEATQYEIKSCITQMLPSFYGLSNEDPYKHLEEFLEICSTVKIHNFSDDALRLKLFPFSLKDKVKYWLHTLDSMTISTWDQLQGEFLKKYFSVGKTNEIRKAITNFSQLDGEMFHETWERLKDLIRKCPHHAVPKWQLIQYFYDGLSERHRQMVDASCGGTFMLKSEEEAWQLFEILSENSLHHMSASIRDKPMLIPKRCGIYEVENSIDIHHKVDELSQKLDQLLSMGHSSSPSCQMQDICALCLSPTHCVNDCPVAPQFPEYVQEQVHQAQTTHRSENNPYSSTYNPGWRNHPNFSWKSQPVVPPVQQRSGYPDAAYRHPSQSQYQNPPQPTLSTHNSAFEEKVLQALKGLEMNTQLLHSHTQSIAKLETQIGQLATAFSRRKEGKLPSQPINNPKGQYMAESTIGPETFFEHAKSIMTLRSGKTLNQPEVIQQQEQPIPATPEKKKPEERKEPVNPAPTPKAPFPNASESPLPLDKKNIKMNEMLELFKQVQINLPLLDAIKQVPTYAKFLKDLCTQKRKSKAQIPRKVHLTEQASSVFQQIAPPKLKDPGTPIISCVIGDLTIKKALLDLGASVNLLPSSVYDLFGFGELKPTTVTLQLADRSIKVPHGMLEDVLVKVDEFYFPVDFLVLDMESGSNPSQIPIILGRPFLATANACINCRTGVRMYLSEIRKAPPTLELKSLPVMLKYSFLGPNDILPVIIASDLTTDQEDKLVGVLKKHKKAIGWSITDLKGIDPSVCMHHIHCEVEAKPYRDMQRRLNPNMREVVKKEVVKWLDAEIIYPISDSQWVSPTQVVPKKSGITIVENNEGELIRTQATTGWRVCVDYRKLNAVTRKDHFSLPLIDQILERLAGQSFFCFLDGYSGYNQIPVFPADQEKTTFTCPYGTFAFRRMPFGLCNAPDTFQRCILAIFSDMVDKFLEVFMDDFSIFGSTFDDCLQNLAKVLQRCVETNLVLSWEKSHFMVREGIVLGHIVSKRGIEIDKAKVEVILKLPPPTSVKQVRSFLGHAGFYRRFIKDFSKISRPLCNLLAKKNSFDFNEDCLTVYNKLRTALTTAPIIKSLDWTLPFEIMCDASDYAVGTVLEQRFNREPHVIYYASKTLSDAQLNYTTTEKELLAVVFALDKFRSYLLGSKVLVYSDHTALKHLLSKKDTKPRLIRWILLLQEFNLEILDKKGFENLVADHISRILGEHNRETIRDRFPDEQLFSMSSIGLPWFAYIVNYLAVGQMPSHWTQQEKNRFFFQVKYYFXEEPELFKYCSDQVIRRCVPECEV